One stretch of Weissella koreensis KACC 15510 DNA includes these proteins:
- a CDS encoding PD-(D/E)XK nuclease family protein translates to MGLTILFGDGTKDRELALLEKIKKTRQSKKDGQFFYLVPNKIKFKTEINVLKRLAQLDHRSGSALVTPKVQVFSLSRLAWYYMNETKLYQRANLSPEALVMLIQSLLNEHQTELKLYGNLLNKQGFISQMASQIQEIKQAGLTWDEVQAMADNLDDEPVLQNKLLDLVLIGTNLDDELGQRNQFLNSDLLGVLKQYLLRGEVDLSSQYFYIDGYSQMTPSEVGVVEALIAMSAEVTIALPGENGSASHLNHNLDENELFFAPKRLAQQLQAAAQSYLQTVVIQAIDQERPVKSGLKGISDFWIEYEHNGIPAPTKNDDIELWGATSKYQEIEQIAQKLHNEIINEKARYRDFVLMTPDLGQYQNIIPAIFAKYNLPLYLDNDQMMTNHPLIAFVKQLLNLSPQYSLNSILNLLKTELLIPKDTDIKAYREALAITENFALSKNYFGQRWIDPKVWKYDYQIDENSEESLRQRASENDAQLALIHDQISQKIAPFLTQLSQSPNVRQMVQQLYQFLKDQGVDQRILVWRDQAVANGDMAAAQQMEQVWNQLMAILDDTVTVFDQQSLTISELNEALMAAFSNAKYSGIPAAMDQVLVTETGMVQLVGVPNVIIFGATNINLPATVHQKSLLQDLDRKKLQKQLPDGKKLRDTTDILMAQDSLNLYQAMMIGERKIIWSFPTSDGNSKLKPSTYVERLQRAFQLPIQQISYLTDEQKDLIELDQLTGTIASARAQFILAAGIAQQNQQPLAAGWQLVKNALDEVQQNYPDTSDIQKYKKLLTSLNYRNQSEQIEKTLVQALFGTELKTSISRLETYAKNPYEFLLHYGLKLQPRSEMELTAGEQGSLMHAILEKVFIQLKKEPLGALSNEALEQLETQTLKSILAADDPTFEIFTTSKRFEFITRNLAERVHYALVNMQRGQRESAGIITQGTETTFGQGLLKPLQFKMGENVVTVRGKVDRYDMVHNSQRDQNYLAIIDYKSKQRKFNYTEAFNGLELQLLTYWEAMNLNQTNGMKVQAANFMELQREIHEPFVQTGQETYQFQQQTAVQESKQELKYQGLIEDDEGFIEQLEMNDDTPYRIERKADGKFKANSDVVTSEKLETLLKYNKAQIKTLAGKILAGKFPIAPYRQGTHNGLQYTDYRDVIQFDAMLNNKYRDLKSLKAPEALKQMQAKLLEQEGK, encoded by the coding sequence ATGGGATTAACAATTTTGTTTGGTGATGGTACTAAAGATCGAGAATTAGCCTTATTAGAAAAGATTAAAAAAACACGGCAATCAAAAAAAGATGGTCAATTTTTTTATTTAGTACCAAATAAAATAAAATTCAAAACTGAAATTAATGTTTTAAAGCGTTTGGCGCAACTCGATCATAGGAGTGGATCAGCTTTGGTAACTCCTAAGGTTCAAGTTTTCTCCTTGTCAAGATTAGCTTGGTATTATATGAACGAAACCAAGTTATATCAAAGAGCAAATTTATCACCTGAAGCGCTAGTAATGTTAATTCAAAGCCTTTTGAATGAACACCAAACTGAGTTGAAATTATATGGTAACTTATTGAATAAGCAAGGTTTTATTAGCCAAATGGCAAGTCAAATCCAAGAAATAAAGCAGGCTGGGCTAACATGGGATGAGGTCCAGGCAATGGCCGATAACCTTGATGATGAGCCTGTTCTGCAAAATAAATTATTAGACTTAGTTTTGATTGGTACAAATTTAGACGATGAATTAGGGCAGCGCAATCAATTTTTGAATAGTGATTTATTAGGCGTTCTAAAACAATATTTATTGCGGGGCGAGGTAGATTTGTCATCACAATATTTTTATATCGATGGTTATTCACAAATGACTCCATCAGAAGTGGGCGTAGTTGAAGCATTAATTGCTATGAGCGCCGAGGTCACTATCGCTTTGCCTGGTGAAAATGGTTCGGCATCACATCTTAATCATAATTTAGATGAAAATGAATTGTTTTTTGCTCCTAAAAGATTGGCACAACAACTACAAGCGGCTGCACAAAGCTATCTTCAAACAGTTGTTATTCAGGCGATTGATCAAGAACGTCCGGTTAAATCAGGCTTAAAAGGTATTTCTGATTTTTGGATTGAATATGAACATAATGGGATTCCAGCCCCAACTAAAAATGATGATATTGAATTATGGGGGGCGACTTCTAAGTATCAAGAAATTGAGCAAATTGCTCAAAAACTTCATAACGAGATTATCAATGAAAAAGCACGTTACCGTGATTTTGTATTGATGACACCAGATCTGGGGCAATATCAAAATATAATACCGGCTATTTTTGCTAAATATAATTTGCCTCTATATCTTGATAATGATCAGATGATGACGAATCATCCATTGATAGCTTTTGTTAAACAGTTGCTTAATTTGAGTCCTCAATATTCATTAAATTCAATTTTAAACTTGCTTAAAACGGAGTTATTAATTCCAAAAGATACAGATATAAAAGCTTATCGAGAGGCGCTGGCAATTACTGAGAATTTTGCTCTTTCAAAGAATTATTTTGGTCAACGATGGATTGATCCAAAAGTCTGGAAATATGATTATCAAATCGACGAGAATAGTGAAGAAAGTTTACGCCAGCGGGCTAGTGAAAATGATGCGCAATTAGCATTGATTCATGATCAAATCTCTCAAAAAATTGCACCATTTTTAACTCAATTATCCCAAAGCCCTAACGTCCGTCAGATGGTGCAGCAATTGTATCAATTCCTGAAAGATCAAGGTGTGGATCAGCGAATTTTGGTTTGGCGAGACCAAGCCGTAGCTAATGGTGATATGGCTGCAGCACAACAAATGGAGCAAGTTTGGAATCAATTAATGGCGATATTAGATGATACTGTAACGGTTTTTGATCAACAAAGTTTAACGATATCAGAACTAAATGAAGCCTTGATGGCCGCGTTTAGTAATGCTAAGTATTCTGGAATTCCCGCTGCAATGGATCAAGTGTTAGTAACGGAAACAGGAATGGTTCAGTTGGTTGGAGTGCCTAATGTGATTATTTTTGGTGCTACCAATATTAATTTACCAGCGACTGTTCATCAAAAGTCACTTTTGCAGGACTTAGATCGTAAAAAATTACAAAAACAGCTACCAGATGGTAAAAAACTACGAGATACCACTGACATTTTGATGGCTCAGGATAGTTTGAATCTATATCAAGCGATGATGATTGGAGAACGAAAAATTATTTGGTCGTTTCCAACATCAGATGGTAATAGTAAGTTAAAACCTTCAACATATGTTGAGCGTCTTCAACGTGCTTTTCAGTTACCCATACAACAGATTAGTTATTTAACTGATGAACAAAAAGACTTAATAGAATTAGATCAACTAACCGGAACGATCGCCAGTGCTCGGGCTCAATTTATTTTAGCGGCTGGAATTGCACAACAAAATCAGCAACCGTTGGCAGCTGGTTGGCAATTGGTGAAAAATGCGTTAGATGAAGTTCAACAAAATTATCCAGATACTAGTGATATTCAAAAATACAAAAAATTATTAACTTCCTTGAATTACCGAAATCAAAGTGAACAAATTGAGAAGACTTTAGTTCAAGCTCTCTTTGGGACTGAATTGAAAACTTCCATTTCACGTTTAGAAACGTATGCTAAAAATCCATATGAATTTTTATTACATTATGGTTTGAAATTACAGCCACGTTCTGAAATGGAATTAACGGCTGGTGAACAAGGTTCATTAATGCATGCCATTTTAGAAAAAGTATTCATACAGCTAAAAAAGGAACCATTGGGCGCGTTATCAAATGAGGCTTTGGAGCAATTAGAAACACAAACATTGAAATCGATTTTAGCAGCTGATGATCCAACATTTGAAATTTTTACAACTAGTAAGCGGTTTGAATTTATCACGCGTAATTTAGCCGAACGGGTGCATTATGCCTTAGTGAATATGCAACGTGGTCAGCGTGAAAGTGCTGGTATTATAACTCAAGGAACTGAAACTACATTTGGTCAGGGGTTACTGAAACCTTTACAGTTTAAGATGGGTGAAAATGTGGTAACAGTTAGAGGAAAAGTTGATCGATATGATATGGTTCATAATAGCCAACGTGATCAAAATTATTTAGCAATTATCGATTATAAGTCTAAACAACGAAAATTCAATTATACAGAAGCATTTAATGGACTAGAATTACAACTCCTTACTTATTGGGAGGCAATGAATCTAAATCAGACTAATGGTATGAAAGTGCAAGCTGCTAATTTTATGGAACTACAACGGGAAATTCATGAGCCTTTTGTCCAAACAGGCCAAGAAACATATCAATTCCAACAACAAACGGCTGTTCAAGAATCCAAACAGGAACTTAAATATCAAGGATTGATTGAAGATGATGAAGGATTTATTGAACAATTAGAAATGAATGATGACACTCCCTATCGAATTGAACGAAAGGCAGACGGAAAATTCAAGGCAAATTCGGATGTAGTAACTTCGGAAAAATTAGAGACACTTTTAAAATATAATAAAGCCCAAATTAAGACATTAGCTGGTAAAATTTTGGCAGGTAAATTCCCAATTGCACCATATCGACAAGGAACCCATAATGGACTTCAATATACGGATTATCGGGATGTAATTCAATTTGATGCTATGTTAAATAATAAGTATCGGGATTTAAAATCATTGAAAGCACCAGAAGCTTTGAAGCAAATGCAAGCCAAATTATTGGAGCAGGAGGGTAAGTAG
- a CDS encoding nucleoside deaminase, whose product MLTEQQIHTFMGAALVEAKKAYALGEVPIGAVVVLDGQIIGRGFNLRERFEDPSQHAEFQAVLEASRQQKSWRLPEAELFVTVEPCIMCAGLLQQARIKTVYYGAEDYKAGGVHSMYHLLEDDRLNHQVEVHQGVRATEASTLMKDFFKAIRIRQKAAKKARRQREDQN is encoded by the coding sequence ATGTTAACAGAACAACAAATTCATACTTTCATGGGGGCTGCCTTAGTGGAAGCTAAAAAAGCTTATGCCTTAGGTGAGGTCCCAATTGGAGCGGTGGTGGTATTAGATGGTCAAATTATTGGGCGTGGTTTCAATCTACGTGAACGGTTTGAAGATCCAAGTCAACATGCCGAATTTCAAGCTGTTTTAGAAGCTAGCCGGCAACAAAAAAGTTGGCGTTTGCCCGAAGCAGAGTTGTTTGTCACCGTTGAACCTTGCATAATGTGCGCAGGTTTATTGCAACAAGCGCGGATTAAGACGGTATATTATGGAGCTGAAGATTATAAAGCCGGTGGAGTACATTCAATGTATCATTTATTGGAAGATGATCGATTAAATCATCAGGTAGAGGTGCATCAAGGGGTTAGGGCAACAGAGGCCAGTACCTTAATGAAAGATTTTTTTAAAGCTATTCGGATACGACAAAAGGCTGCTAAAAAAGCGCGACGTCAAAGAGAGGATCAAAATTAA